The Cellulosimicrobium sp. ES-005 genome segment GAGGAGCTCGACCTCCCCGGGCCGCGGATCCTGCGCGACCGCCTCCAGAAGAAGGTCGACGCCACCGAGATCGGCGAGCTGCTCGCCGAGTTCAGCCTCTTGTCCCACGACGAGTAGCGGCACGCACCGCGTCGGCGAGCCGGGAGACGGCTTCGTCGACGCGGGCGTCGGCGAGGTTGCCGTACCCGAGCACGAGGGTCGTCGACCGCTCGGCGGGGCGCACCTGGTAGCGGCGCAGGTCGACGACGGTCACCTCGCGCCGCGCGGCCTCGCGCACGACGTGAGCGGCGTCGGGCGCGGGGTCGTCCGGCGAGCCCGGCAGGGAGAGCAGCGCGTGCATCCCCGCCGCGATGCCGCTCACCGCGGCGCCGGGCAGCTCCCGGGCGAGGGCGTCGAGCACGGCGTCACGACGGCGACGGTAGCGCCCGCGCGCGGCGCGCAGGTGCCGGTCGTAGCCGCCGGACGCGACGAGGCGCGCGAACGTGAGCTGGTCGACCGTGGACGGGGCCGCCGTCGGGCCGTGCGGGGCGGCCGCGCGCGCGACGGACTCGCGCCAGCGGGCGGGCACGACCATCCACCCGACGCCGAACGCGGGGCTCATCGTCTTGCTCACCGAGCCGAGCAGCACGACCCGGTCGGGGTCGAGCTGCTGGAGCGCGGCGACGGGTCGGCGGTCGTAGCGGAACTCGGCGTCGTAGTCGTCCTCGATCACGAGGGCGTCGGCGGTGCGGGCCCACGTGAGCACCGCCTCGCGCCGCTCGGGCGCCAGCGCGGCGCCGGTGGGGAACTGGTGCGCGGGCGTGAGCAGCGCCGCGCGCGCCCCGGTCCGTCGCGACGCCGCGACGAGCGCGTCGACGTCCGCGCCCGCGTCGTCCACGGGGACCGGGACGGGGGTGAGGCCGGCCCGCGTCGCGACGTCGCGCAGGACCGACCAGCTCGGGTCCTCCACCAGGACGTGGGTGTGGCCCGCCTCGACGAGCGCGGCGGCGACGCGCGCCATCCCGTCGGTCGCGCCGCGCGTGAGCACGACGGCGTCGTCCGGCCCGGAGACGACGCGCGCCCGGCGCAGGTGGCCGGCGACGACGGCGCGCGCGTGCGGGTGCCCGGCAGGGGCGGGCTGGCCGAGGTCGTCGTTCGACGCGGTACCGGTCGAGGAACCGAGCGCGTCGCGCGCCGCCCGCAGCCACGCGTCGCGCGGGACGTGGCGCAGGTCGGGTACGCCGGGCGCGAGGTCGAACCGGGCGCGCGCGGCGTGGGTCCTGCCGGTGTCGGACCGCCCGGCGTCCACGACGGCGCGCGCGGGTCTACCATCCGCCGCTCGTTCCTCGCGGCTCCCGCCAGGCCCGCCACGACCCGCGCGCGCCGTCGTTCCCGCCGGGCTCGTGGGCCGCTCGCCCAGCGCACTCGTTCCCCTCGGGCTCGTCGATCGGGCGCCGGCTGCGGCGGAGACGCGGGTCGCGGAGCCGGTGCGCGCCTCGAGGAAGCCCTCGGCGACGAGCTGGCCGTACGCCTCCGTGACGACCCACCGCGACACCCCGAGCGACTCGGCGAGCTGGCGGCTCGGCGGCAGCGCCGCCCCGACCGGGACACGGCCGGTGTGCACGGCGTCGCGGACCGCGCGCTCAAGCCGCTCGACGCGCGACCCCGGCCCCGTCCCCAGGTCGAGCAGCGCCTCCCAGGCGAGCGCCGCCGTCGTGCCCGGCGGTGGAGCAGGATTGGTCTGGTCGACACCCATGGAATCGGACCGTACACCCGCGCCGATCGCTCCGTAGCGTGGAGCACGTCATCAGGACCACGGGTCCACCACGGACCACGCGGGTCCACCACGAACCTCGGGAGACCACCATGCGGTACCGCACCATCGGCGACGGGCGCACCTCCTTCGACGTGTCGACCCTGTGCCTCGGCACGATGAACATGGGCACGCTCGTCGACGAGGACACGTCGTTCGCGATCCTCGACCGCTTCGTCGAGGCGGGCGGCACGTTCCTCGACACGGCGAACAACTACAGCCTCTGGGCCGGGGGGCACGGCCGCGACAGCGAGGACCTCCTCGGCCGCTGGCTCGCGAGCCGCGGCGTGCGCGACCAGGTCCGCATCGCGACGAAGCTCGGCGCGGCGCAGAAGGACAGGTCCCTCCCGCTGTCGAACACGCCGCCGACGAACTTCCAGGGCCTCGGCGCCGACGTCGTCGG includes the following:
- a CDS encoding PLP-dependent aminotransferase family protein, whose protein sequence is MGVDQTNPAPPPGTTAALAWEALLDLGTGPGSRVERLERAVRDAVHTGRVPVGAALPPSRQLAESLGVSRWVVTEAYGQLVAEGFLEARTGSATRVSAAAGARSTSPRGTSALGERPTSPAGTTARAGRGGPGGSREERAADGRPARAVVDAGRSDTGRTHAARARFDLAPGVPDLRHVPRDAWLRAARDALGSSTGTASNDDLGQPAPAGHPHARAVVAGHLRRARVVSGPDDAVVLTRGATDGMARVAAALVEAGHTHVLVEDPSWSVLRDVATRAGLTPVPVPVDDAGADVDALVAASRRTGARAALLTPAHQFPTGAALAPERREAVLTWARTADALVIEDDYDAEFRYDRRPVAALQQLDPDRVVLLGSVSKTMSPAFGVGWMVVPARWRESVARAAAPHGPTAAPSTVDQLTFARLVASGGYDRHLRAARGRYRRRRDAVLDALARELPGAAVSGIAAGMHALLSLPGSPDDPAPDAAHVVREAARREVTVVDLRRYQVRPAERSTTLVLGYGNLADARVDEAVSRLADAVRAATRRGTRG